In the genome of Pseudomonas protegens, one region contains:
- the pseB gene encoding UDP-N-acetylglucosamine 4,6-dehydratase (inverting), giving the protein MFNGKSIFISGGTGSFGRSFIRRLLEQYQPKRVVVFSRDELKQYEMQQTFNAPCMRYFLGDVRDAERLRQAMRGIDYVVHAAALKQVPAAEYNPTECIRTNVNGAENIIAAAIDNGVKKVVALSTDKAASPINLYGATKLLSDKLFVAANNIAGEQPTRFAVVRYGNVAGSRGSVVPFFSKLIAEGARELPITDERMTRFWITLDHGVQFVLDSFARMHGGEIFVPKIPSIRIVDLASGMAAHLPHKQVGIRPGEKLHELMVPLDDARMTLEFADHYTIQPSIRFTSVNVDFAVDGVGERGVSVAEDFEYRSDTNPHFLSVGQIAELHDGISA; this is encoded by the coding sequence ATGTTCAACGGTAAGTCGATTTTCATTTCCGGTGGCACCGGTTCGTTCGGGCGCAGCTTCATTCGACGTCTGCTGGAGCAGTACCAGCCCAAGCGGGTTGTGGTGTTTTCCCGCGACGAGCTCAAGCAGTACGAAATGCAGCAGACCTTCAATGCGCCCTGCATGCGTTACTTCCTTGGTGATGTGCGCGATGCCGAGCGTTTGCGCCAGGCCATGCGCGGCATCGACTATGTGGTGCATGCCGCAGCACTGAAACAGGTGCCGGCCGCCGAATACAACCCCACGGAATGCATTCGCACCAACGTCAATGGTGCGGAGAACATCATCGCCGCGGCCATCGACAACGGGGTGAAAAAGGTCGTGGCCTTGTCCACCGACAAGGCGGCCAGTCCGATCAACCTGTACGGCGCCACCAAGCTGCTGTCGGACAAGCTGTTTGTGGCGGCGAACAACATCGCCGGTGAGCAGCCAACCCGGTTTGCCGTGGTGCGCTACGGCAATGTCGCCGGCTCCCGTGGTTCGGTCGTGCCGTTTTTCAGCAAGCTGATTGCCGAGGGAGCCAGGGAACTGCCGATCACCGATGAGCGCATGACGCGTTTCTGGATCACGCTGGATCACGGTGTGCAGTTTGTTCTGGATAGCTTTGCCCGCATGCACGGCGGTGAGATCTTCGTGCCCAAGATTCCTTCGATTCGCATTGTCGACCTGGCGTCAGGCATGGCCGCCCATCTGCCGCACAAGCAGGTCGGCATCCGCCCAGGAGAGAAGCTCCATGAGTTGATGGTGCCGCTGGATGATGCGCGCATGACCCTGGAGTTTGCCGATCACTACACGATTCAACCGTCCATTCGCTTTACCAGCGTCAATGTCGACTTTGCCGTTGATGGCGTGGGGGAGCGGGGCGTTTCGGTCGCCGAGGATTTCGAGTACCGCTCCGATACCAATCCGCACTTTCTCTCGGTGGGGCAGATTGCCGAGTTGCATGACGGAATTTCGGCATGA
- a CDS encoding TIGR00180 family glycosyltransferase translates to MWGEDKVMNNSATPMSERFTLVVMTHNRKAFLQRTLQYYSTYPCSILVLDSSLEANQALAERYPQVDYRHLPQFNYKGLQDKLTYGVNQVTTPYMVFAADDDFLIHDALTASVEFLEANPDYGVCHGYGMMYLARASETNFYRRDRRVMEDYASDDPEDRVMSFMGQFLPPFYAVTRTDLLRQWYNQLPPGVSFEWQEIGHSFYLLACAKARILPIPFAVREANYGVSDHDTDVLTVLAYQDARSMAQREAFAEFLASLPTGFSGRDPQQVKQIALDSFAALADCLLSRRSLKGAIIFRSAWVEVGAEPIRSFAPEQFVEMPFYNQPMFDLLTQFEFLMHAMPAGRVQLQELEGVLLRQEELMREHPNDTVQTLRSRLWEALTLNLFNRRVVKRLAESMRDSDEPDEARKLQAWAERLESVPGPDSLELLSATQSGRLLEWLQAREPQPAQLKAINAHLARHAGGPQVQILLLDLDADMVKLQATFDSLVASHFRAFKLVVLTTGDLPATTRAEDTLHFVKVTESNYVERLNQIVEQSRADWVLLAEAGDQFTRSGLLRASLELLGAEGIRAVAMDEVQRREDFTLSAVFRPGVNLDQLQSAPSLMARHWLLQREALQQVGGFSRDLKQALEFDLLLKLIQDGGLGGLAHLAEPLLICREPGRAAAAEEAQVLTRHLAARGYRAQVSSAQPGTYQIDYQHAERPLVSIILPSQDNFAELQRCLVSVLQRTRYQRYEVLIAENHSQNVALDSWLTSLENRGERIRVLRSGQRLSTSALHNLACQEARGEYLVLLSAEAEVVNANWLESLLNQAQRPEVGIVGAKLVNASAETTQAGLILGLNGHLGAAFAGEAKDAAGYMNSLWVEKNYSAVSGACLMIAKTLFEAVGGLDEEHFDQAFADVDLCLKASDAGYLTVVTPQAQIQHPGTLAQDPQAAAALRDKWAARFAQDSAYNPNLSLSGKGFALGVAGAVNWAQLLG, encoded by the coding sequence ATGTGGGGTGAAGACAAAGTGATGAACAACAGCGCAACGCCGATGAGCGAACGTTTCACCCTCGTGGTGATGACCCACAACCGCAAGGCGTTCCTGCAACGCACCTTGCAGTACTACAGTACTTACCCCTGTTCGATCCTGGTTCTGGATTCCTCCCTGGAGGCGAATCAGGCATTGGCCGAGCGCTACCCTCAGGTCGACTACCGGCACCTTCCGCAGTTCAACTACAAGGGGTTGCAGGACAAGCTCACCTACGGTGTGAACCAAGTCACTACCCCTTACATGGTGTTTGCCGCCGATGACGACTTCCTGATCCATGATGCGCTGACCGCATCGGTGGAGTTTCTCGAAGCCAACCCGGATTACGGTGTGTGCCATGGGTACGGAATGATGTACCTGGCTCGGGCTTCGGAAACCAACTTCTACCGCCGCGATCGTCGGGTGATGGAGGACTACGCCTCTGATGATCCCGAAGATCGGGTGATGAGTTTCATGGGGCAGTTCCTGCCGCCGTTCTATGCGGTGACGCGCACCGATCTGCTGCGCCAGTGGTACAACCAACTGCCGCCGGGAGTCAGTTTCGAGTGGCAGGAAATTGGCCATAGCTTCTACCTGCTGGCCTGCGCCAAGGCGCGTATCCTGCCAATTCCCTTTGCCGTGCGGGAAGCCAATTACGGGGTTTCGGATCACGACACCGATGTGTTGACGGTGCTGGCCTACCAGGACGCCCGGTCGATGGCGCAACGCGAGGCTTTTGCCGAGTTCCTGGCCTCGCTGCCCACGGGCTTCAGTGGTCGTGACCCGCAGCAGGTGAAGCAGATCGCCCTGGACAGTTTTGCCGCCTTGGCCGATTGCCTGCTGTCGAGACGCTCCCTCAAGGGCGCGATCATTTTCCGTTCGGCCTGGGTCGAGGTGGGGGCTGAGCCGATACGTTCTTTCGCTCCTGAGCAGTTCGTCGAGATGCCGTTCTATAACCAGCCGATGTTCGATCTGTTGACCCAGTTCGAATTCCTCATGCATGCCATGCCGGCGGGTCGGGTTCAGCTTCAGGAGCTGGAAGGCGTGCTACTGCGTCAGGAAGAGCTGATGCGCGAGCACCCCAATGACACCGTGCAGACCCTGCGCAGTCGGCTCTGGGAAGCCTTGACCCTGAATCTGTTCAATCGCCGGGTTGTAAAGCGCCTGGCCGAATCGATGCGCGACAGTGACGAACCCGATGAGGCACGCAAGCTGCAGGCCTGGGCTGAGCGTCTGGAGTCGGTGCCGGGACCGGACAGCCTGGAACTGCTCAGTGCTACCCAGTCGGGCCGACTGCTTGAATGGCTGCAGGCGCGTGAGCCGCAACCAGCTCAGTTGAAGGCCATCAATGCTCATCTGGCGCGCCATGCTGGCGGCCCTCAGGTGCAGATCCTGCTGCTCGACCTCGATGCCGACATGGTCAAGCTGCAAGCCACGTTCGACAGCCTGGTAGCCAGCCATTTCAGGGCGTTCAAGCTGGTGGTGCTGACCACCGGCGACTTGCCGGCGACCACCCGGGCCGAGGACACCCTGCACTTCGTCAAGGTGACCGAGAGCAACTACGTCGAGCGGCTTAATCAGATCGTCGAGCAGTCCCGCGCCGACTGGGTGCTGCTGGCCGAAGCAGGTGATCAGTTCACCCGCAGCGGGTTGTTGCGAGCCAGCCTGGAACTGTTGGGCGCTGAAGGCATCCGTGCGGTGGCGATGGATGAGGTCCAGCGTCGAGAGGATTTCACCTTGAGTGCGGTGTTCCGCCCTGGGGTCAATCTGGATCAGCTACAGAGTGCCCCGTCGCTGATGGCGCGGCACTGGCTGCTGCAGCGCGAAGCTTTGCAGCAGGTCGGTGGCTTTTCCCGGGATCTGAAGCAGGCGCTGGAGTTCGATCTGTTGTTGAAACTGATCCAGGACGGCGGCCTTGGTGGATTGGCGCATCTGGCCGAGCCGTTGCTGATCTGCCGGGAGCCGGGGCGCGCAGCCGCGGCTGAAGAGGCTCAGGTGCTGACCCGGCATCTGGCCGCGCGGGGCTACCGCGCCCAGGTCAGCTCGGCGCAGCCGGGCACCTATCAGATCGATTATCAGCATGCCGAGCGGCCGCTGGTGTCGATCATCCTGCCCAGCCAGGACAACTTCGCCGAACTGCAGCGCTGCCTGGTCAGCGTGCTGCAGCGTACCCGCTACCAGCGCTACGAAGTGCTGATTGCCGAGAACCACAGTCAGAATGTCGCGCTTGATAGTTGGCTGACCAGCCTGGAGAACCGTGGCGAGCGCATTCGCGTGCTGCGCAGCGGCCAGCGCCTGAGCACGTCGGCCCTGCACAACCTGGCTTGCCAGGAAGCGCGTGGCGAGTACCTGGTGCTGCTCTCGGCGGAGGCTGAAGTGGTCAATGCCAATTGGCTCGAAAGCCTGCTCAACCAGGCCCAACGGCCGGAAGTGGGGATTGTCGGCGCCAAACTGGTGAATGCCAGCGCAGAGACCACCCAGGCTGGCTTGATCCTCGGCCTCAATGGTCACCTGGGCGCAGCTTTTGCCGGCGAGGCCAAGGACGCCGCGGGCTACATGAACAGCCTGTGGGTGGAGAAGAACTACTCGGCGGTGTCCGGTGCCTGCCTGATGATCGCCAAGACCCTGTTCGAGGCGGTGGGCGGACTGGACGAAGAGCATTTCGACCAGGCCTTCGCCGATGTCGACCTGTGCCTGAAAGCCTCCGATGCCGGATACCTCACCGTAGTGACTCCCCAGGCGCAGATTCAGCATCCGGGCACCCTGGCGCAGGATCCACAAGCCGCAGCGGCGCTGCGGGACAAGTGGGCGGCGCGCTTTGCCCAGGATAGTGCCTATAACCCGAACCTTTCATTGAGCGGCAAGGGCTTTGCCCTGGGCGTTGCTGGCGCGGTGAACTGGGCTCAGTTGCTCGGATAA
- a CDS encoding cephalosporin hydroxylase family protein, giving the protein MTEHNVIQAFEQECQAQISAQGQDEKLKGLARDFFNESAAHKYSYHFSWMGRPIIQLPQDMMAMQEIIWRVKPDLVIECGIAHGGSIIYYASLLELQGHGEVLGIDLDIRPHNREAIEQHPMSKRIRMIEGSSIDPAIAEQVRAAAAGKKVILVLDSNHTHEHVLEELRLYAPLVSVDSYCVVMDTVVEDMPPEFFPDRPWGPGDNPKTAVWAYLEENRDFEIDQQMQNKLLITVAPDGYLRRVR; this is encoded by the coding sequence ATGACCGAGCACAACGTCATTCAAGCCTTTGAACAAGAATGCCAGGCGCAGATCAGCGCCCAGGGCCAGGATGAAAAGCTCAAGGGCCTGGCCCGCGATTTTTTCAATGAATCCGCGGCGCACAAGTACAGCTATCACTTTTCCTGGATGGGCCGGCCGATCATCCAGCTGCCCCAGGACATGATGGCGATGCAGGAGATCATCTGGCGGGTCAAGCCGGACCTGGTGATCGAATGCGGCATCGCCCATGGCGGTTCGATCATCTACTACGCCTCGCTGCTGGAGCTGCAGGGTCATGGCGAAGTGCTGGGCATCGACCTGGACATCCGCCCGCACAACCGCGAAGCCATCGAGCAGCATCCGATGAGCAAGCGCATCCGCATGATCGAAGGCTCGAGCATCGATCCGGCCATCGCCGAGCAGGTGCGGGCCGCGGCGGCGGGCAAGAAGGTGATCCTGGTTCTGGACTCCAACCACACCCACGAGCACGTGCTCGAAGAGCTGCGCCTGTATGCGCCGCTGGTGTCGGTCGACAGCTACTGCGTGGTCATGGACACCGTGGTCGAGGATATGCCGCCGGAGTTCTTCCCGGATCGTCCCTGGGGCCCGGGCGACAACCCAAAAACCGCGGTCTGGGCCTATCTGGAGGAGAACCGCGATTTCGAGATCGACCAGCAGATGCAGAACAAGCTGCTGATCACCGTGGCACCGGACGGTTACCTGCGTCGGGTTCGCTGA
- a CDS encoding class I SAM-dependent methyltransferase: protein MAHELYRVADLPVLQNRTFADAQSARASASADIVLVQDLQSGLIFNQAFDADKLSYDSDYQNEQAHSAQFQQHLTDVEGIIARHFKGQELIEVGCGKGYFLELLRGKGYAITGIDPAYEGSNPEVIKAPFTRGLGLAAEAIVLRHVLEHIADPLAFLAEIADANQGGQIYIEVPCFDWILEHRAWFDVFYEHVNYFRLEDLQRMFGTVHEAGHLFGGQYLYVVADLGSLQSTLPAPLQPLQMPADFTASIESAKRIIQSAPHTAAGIWGASSKGVIYSLFLQRAGVAVDQVVDINPAKQGRYLPLSGMRVSSPQEAMQALPAGANLFVMNSNYLEEIKRMTDGRYVYHAVDSASFS from the coding sequence ATGGCGCATGAGTTGTATCGGGTTGCCGACTTGCCGGTGCTGCAGAACCGCACCTTCGCCGATGCCCAGAGTGCCCGGGCCTCGGCGTCTGCGGACATCGTGCTGGTGCAGGACCTGCAGAGCGGGCTGATCTTCAATCAGGCCTTCGATGCCGACAAGCTCAGCTACGACAGCGACTATCAGAACGAGCAGGCTCACTCGGCGCAGTTCCAGCAGCACCTGACGGACGTCGAGGGCATCATCGCCCGCCACTTCAAGGGCCAGGAACTGATCGAGGTCGGTTGCGGCAAGGGCTATTTCCTTGAGCTGTTGCGCGGCAAGGGCTATGCCATCACCGGCATTGACCCGGCCTACGAGGGGAGCAACCCCGAGGTGATCAAGGCGCCGTTCACCCGCGGCCTGGGGCTGGCGGCCGAGGCCATCGTGCTGCGGCATGTGCTGGAGCATATTGCCGATCCGCTGGCCTTTCTGGCGGAGATTGCCGATGCCAACCAGGGCGGGCAGATCTACATCGAAGTGCCGTGTTTCGACTGGATCCTTGAACATCGCGCCTGGTTCGACGTGTTCTATGAGCACGTCAACTACTTCCGTCTAGAAGACCTGCAGCGCATGTTCGGCACCGTGCATGAAGCCGGGCATCTGTTCGGCGGCCAATACCTGTATGTGGTGGCGGACCTGGGCAGCTTGCAGTCGACATTGCCGGCGCCGCTGCAGCCGCTGCAGATGCCGGCGGATTTCACCGCCAGCATCGAGTCTGCCAAGCGCATCATCCAGTCGGCGCCGCACACCGCCGCCGGGATCTGGGGCGCATCGTCCAAGGGCGTGATCTATTCGCTGTTTTTGCAACGCGCGGGCGTGGCAGTGGATCAGGTCGTCGATATCAACCCGGCCAAACAGGGCCGCTACCTGCCGCTCAGTGGCATGCGCGTGTCCTCGCCACAAGAAGCCATGCAGGCACTGCCGGCGGGCGCCAACCTGTTCGTGATGAATTCCAACTACCTCGAAGAAATCAAGCGCATGACCGACGGCCGTTATGTCTATCACGCCGTTGACAGCGCTTCGTTCAGCTAA
- a CDS encoding NAD-dependent epimerase/dehydratase family protein — translation MKGRTVLVTGATGFVGRHLVAALLARGCRVRAVARDADKARQLSWFDAVEFRALDVHAPQLDIAALVDGVDALAHLAWPGLPNYQALFHLEHNLMADYRFIKAVVEAGVSQVLVTGTCFEYGMQSGPLSEEVEARPSNPYGLAKHSLHLFLQALQQQLPFSLQWARLFYLHGPGQNPKSLLAALDRAIDAGDEVFNMSGGEQLRDYLAIEAAAGYLAALLEQRGFSGVVNCSSGRPIAVRSLVEQRIAQRGAAIRLNLGHYPYPDYEPMAFWGLNQRLLDITGAEHGA, via the coding sequence GTGAAGGGCAGGACGGTGCTGGTCACCGGCGCCACCGGCTTTGTCGGTCGGCATCTGGTCGCGGCCTTGCTGGCCCGGGGATGCCGCGTGCGCGCGGTGGCGCGGGATGCTGACAAGGCGCGACAGCTGTCCTGGTTCGACGCGGTGGAGTTTCGCGCCCTGGACGTGCACGCCCCACAGCTCGATATCGCGGCGCTGGTGGATGGCGTCGATGCCTTGGCCCATCTGGCCTGGCCGGGGCTGCCCAACTATCAGGCGCTGTTTCATCTGGAACACAACCTGATGGCCGACTACCGCTTTATCAAGGCGGTGGTCGAGGCCGGGGTGAGCCAGGTGCTGGTCACCGGCACCTGCTTCGAGTACGGCATGCAGAGCGGGCCCTTGAGTGAAGAGGTCGAGGCGCGCCCGAGCAATCCCTACGGTTTGGCCAAGCACAGCCTGCATCTGTTTCTGCAAGCTCTGCAGCAGCAGTTGCCCTTCAGTTTGCAGTGGGCGCGGCTATTCTACCTGCATGGCCCGGGGCAGAACCCCAAGAGCCTGCTGGCGGCGCTGGACCGAGCGATCGATGCCGGTGACGAGGTTTTCAACATGTCCGGCGGCGAACAACTGCGGGACTACCTGGCCATCGAGGCGGCCGCCGGCTACCTGGCGGCGTTGCTCGAGCAGCGAGGATTTTCCGGGGTGGTCAATTGCTCCAGTGGCCGGCCGATAGCCGTGCGTTCCCTGGTGGAGCAGCGTATTGCTCAGCGCGGCGCGGCGATCCGCCTGAACCTGGGGCATTACCCGTATCCGGACTACGAACCCATGGCGTTCTGGGGCTTGAACCAGCGCTTGTTGGACATAACAGGAGCCGAACATGGCGCATGA
- a CDS encoding class I SAM-dependent methyltransferase, translating to MNCRGCGACLSLPLIDLGTSPPSNAYLRAEQLDQAEQWVPLKVQVCQQCWLVQTEDYTRADHLFDADYAYFSSFSSTWLQHARDYVAQMVERFGLDARSRVVEVAANDGYLLQYVAQRDIPCLGVEPTHSTAQAARAKGLQIRELFFGRGTAAQLLEEGWAADLMAANNVLAHVPDINDFLCGFATLLKPTGVATFEFPQLLTLMAGQQFDTLYHEHYSYLSLTAVQGLCQRNGLEIFDVETLSTHGGSLRVFVQRVDGQRRPVLDSVARQLQLEQQAGVSTPEYYQTLAPAAERIKHELLRFLLQAKAEGKRVVGYGAAAKGNTLLNYAGVKPDLLAWVADASPHKQGKYLPGSRIPVVAPERIDQERPDYVLVLPWNLLGEVSEQLAQVRQWGGRFVIAVPELQLL from the coding sequence ATGAATTGCCGCGGTTGTGGCGCCTGCCTGAGCCTGCCTCTGATCGACTTGGGCACTTCGCCGCCGTCCAACGCTTACCTGCGGGCCGAGCAATTGGATCAGGCCGAGCAATGGGTGCCGCTCAAGGTCCAGGTCTGCCAGCAATGCTGGCTGGTACAGACCGAGGACTACACCCGCGCCGACCACTTGTTTGACGCCGACTACGCCTATTTCAGCTCGTTCTCCAGTACCTGGCTGCAGCATGCCCGGGACTACGTGGCGCAGATGGTCGAGCGTTTCGGCCTGGATGCCCGGAGCCGGGTGGTGGAAGTGGCGGCCAATGATGGCTACCTGCTGCAGTACGTGGCCCAGCGTGACATCCCTTGCCTCGGGGTCGAGCCGACCCACAGCACCGCCCAGGCGGCGCGGGCCAAGGGCCTACAGATCCGTGAGCTGTTCTTCGGCCGTGGCACTGCCGCGCAGTTGCTGGAGGAGGGCTGGGCTGCGGACCTGATGGCGGCCAACAACGTGCTGGCCCACGTGCCGGACATCAACGATTTCCTCTGCGGTTTCGCTACTTTGCTCAAGCCGACGGGCGTGGCGACTTTCGAGTTTCCTCAGCTGCTGACCCTGATGGCCGGGCAGCAGTTCGACACCCTGTACCACGAGCACTACTCCTACCTGTCGCTGACCGCGGTCCAGGGCTTGTGCCAGCGCAACGGCCTGGAAATCTTCGATGTCGAAACCCTGTCGACCCATGGCGGCTCGCTGCGGGTGTTCGTGCAGCGTGTCGATGGCCAGCGCCGTCCCGTACTGGACAGCGTGGCGCGTCAGCTGCAGCTGGAACAGCAGGCCGGGGTGAGTACCCCCGAGTACTACCAGACCCTGGCGCCGGCCGCCGAGCGGATCAAGCACGAGCTGCTGCGTTTCCTGCTCCAGGCCAAGGCCGAAGGCAAGCGCGTGGTGGGTTATGGCGCGGCGGCCAAGGGCAATACCTTGCTCAATTACGCCGGGGTCAAGCCCGACCTCCTGGCCTGGGTTGCCGATGCCAGCCCGCACAAGCAGGGCAAGTACCTGCCGGGCAGCCGTATTCCCGTGGTCGCGCCCGAGCGTATCGATCAGGAGCGTCCGGACTATGTGCTGGTCCTGCCGTGGAACCTGCTCGGCGAAGTCAGCGAGCAATTGGCCCAGGTGCGGCAATGGGGCGGGCGCTTCGTGATCGCCGTGCCCGAGTTGCAGCTGCTGTGA
- a CDS encoding dTDP-4-dehydrorhamnose 3,5-epimerase family protein yields MSEFQVLALPLAGLFEVRHKRFEDQRGHFSRLFCEGSLSAFGQPFHIRQINHSCTRERGSVRGLHYQTAARPEAKLITCLRGEVWDVAVDLRPESPTFLHWHAEHLRAGDGRSLLLPAGFAHGFQTLSEDAELLYLHSADYAPEHEAGLSVLDPRLAINWPLPVNNLSTRDASHPLLDAAFAGVSL; encoded by the coding sequence GTGAGCGAGTTCCAGGTACTGGCCCTGCCATTGGCCGGGTTGTTCGAGGTACGCCACAAGCGTTTCGAGGACCAGCGTGGGCACTTTTCCCGCCTGTTCTGCGAAGGCAGCCTGAGTGCCTTCGGCCAGCCGTTTCATATCCGTCAGATCAACCACTCCTGCACCCGGGAACGGGGCAGTGTGCGTGGCCTGCACTATCAAACCGCCGCGCGTCCCGAGGCCAAGCTCATCACCTGTCTGCGGGGCGAGGTCTGGGACGTGGCAGTGGACCTGCGCCCCGAGTCGCCGACGTTCCTCCACTGGCACGCTGAGCACCTGAGGGCGGGCGACGGCCGCAGCCTGTTGTTGCCGGCGGGCTTCGCCCATGGTTTCCAGACCCTGAGCGAGGATGCCGAACTGCTCTACCTGCACAGCGCCGACTACGCCCCCGAGCACGAGGCCGGGTTGTCGGTGCTGGACCCGCGCCTGGCGATCAACTGGCCGTTGCCTGTCAATAATCTGTCGACCCGGGATGCCAGCCACCCCTTGCTCGATGCTGCTTTCGCTGGAGTGAGTCTATGA
- the rfbG gene encoding CDP-glucose 4,6-dehydratase, translating to MEAVGLSPEFWRGKRVLLTGHTGFKGSWLSLWLQSLGAEVSGFALDPSTEPSLFELARVAEGINDHRGDLRDLGSLLELIAQVEPEIVLHLAAQPLVREAYRDPLGTYSSNVMGTLNLLEAIRQVGGVRACVLVTTDKVYANQEWLWPYRENEPLGGHDPYSSSKACCELLAQSYASSFFAAERYAEHGLALATARAGNVLGGGDFAPERLIPDVLRAWSADEPVTLRFPQAVRPWQHALEPLAGYLQLAAGLYEQGPQYAGAWNFGPGEQDMCSVGDVVGLLARHWPEAPGLLIEPSELHEAGLLRLDSSRARQLLGWMPRWTLEQCLVQTLDWHLAWKSGADMRAVTLGQLNLYRGAL from the coding sequence GTGGAAGCAGTGGGACTGAGTCCGGAGTTCTGGCGCGGCAAGCGGGTCCTGCTGACCGGCCATACCGGCTTCAAGGGCAGTTGGCTGAGCCTGTGGCTGCAGAGCCTGGGCGCAGAGGTCAGCGGTTTCGCCCTGGACCCGAGTACCGAGCCCAGCCTGTTCGAACTGGCCCGGGTGGCCGAAGGGATCAATGATCATCGTGGCGACCTGCGGGACCTGGGCAGCCTGCTGGAGCTGATCGCCCAGGTCGAGCCGGAAATCGTCCTGCACCTGGCGGCCCAGCCCCTGGTGCGTGAAGCCTATCGTGATCCGCTGGGAACCTACTCGAGCAATGTCATGGGCACCCTCAACCTGCTGGAGGCGATCCGCCAGGTCGGTGGGGTGCGCGCCTGCGTCCTGGTGACCACCGACAAGGTCTACGCCAATCAGGAATGGCTGTGGCCCTATCGGGAAAACGAACCCTTGGGTGGCCATGATCCCTACAGCAGCAGCAAGGCCTGTTGCGAGCTGCTGGCCCAGTCCTATGCCTCCTCGTTCTTTGCCGCCGAGCGTTACGCCGAGCACGGCCTGGCCCTGGCCACGGCCCGCGCCGGTAACGTCCTGGGTGGGGGCGACTTCGCGCCCGAGCGGCTGATTCCCGATGTGCTCAGGGCCTGGTCCGCCGATGAACCTGTGACCCTGCGTTTTCCCCAGGCGGTGCGCCCCTGGCAGCACGCCCTGGAGCCGTTGGCCGGCTACCTGCAACTGGCGGCTGGTTTGTATGAGCAAGGTCCGCAATACGCGGGGGCCTGGAACTTCGGCCCCGGCGAGCAGGACATGTGCAGCGTCGGTGACGTGGTGGGGCTGCTGGCCCGGCACTGGCCCGAAGCCCCGGGGCTGCTGATCGAGCCCAGTGAGTTGCACGAAGCCGGCCTGTTGCGCCTGGACAGCAGTCGCGCCCGCCAGTTGCTGGGCTGGATGCCACGCTGGACCCTGGAGCAGTGCCTGGTGCAAACCCTGGACTGGCACCTGGCCTGGAAGAGCGGCGCGGACATGCGCGCCGTGACCCTCGGGCAATTGAATCTGTACCGGGGGGCGCTGTGA
- the rfbF gene encoding glucose-1-phosphate cytidylyltransferase, with translation MKAVILAGGLGTRISEESHLKPKPMIEIGGKPILWHIMKQYSAHGIHDFVICLGYKGYAIKDFFANYFLHTSDVTFDMRNNRMDVHQNYSEPWSVTLIDTGEETMTGGRLRRAGRYLQDEEAFCFTYGDGVSDLNIGALVDFHKAHGKLATVTAVQPPGRYGALERDGDRVLGFTEKPRGDGGWINGGFFVLSPKVLSYIDGDSTTWEAEPLMQLARNQQLRAFEHGGFWQPMDTLRDKNHLEQLWQSGEAPWKQWD, from the coding sequence ATGAAGGCCGTAATTCTGGCTGGTGGACTGGGTACGCGAATCAGCGAAGAGTCCCACCTCAAGCCCAAGCCCATGATCGAGATCGGCGGCAAGCCAATTCTTTGGCACATCATGAAGCAGTATTCCGCTCACGGGATTCATGATTTCGTGATTTGCCTGGGCTACAAGGGCTACGCGATCAAGGACTTCTTTGCTAACTACTTCCTGCATACCTCGGACGTAACCTTCGACATGCGCAACAACCGCATGGACGTGCATCAGAACTACAGCGAGCCCTGGAGCGTGACGCTGATCGATACCGGCGAGGAAACCATGACCGGCGGTCGTCTGCGCCGTGCCGGGCGCTACCTGCAGGATGAAGAGGCGTTCTGCTTTACCTACGGCGATGGTGTGTCCGACCTGAACATCGGCGCCCTGGTGGATTTTCATAAGGCCCACGGCAAGCTGGCCACCGTCACTGCAGTCCAACCGCCTGGCCGTTATGGCGCCCTGGAGCGTGATGGCGACCGGGTCCTGGGGTTCACTGAAAAACCCCGTGGCGACGGCGGCTGGATCAATGGCGGGTTCTTCGTGTTGTCGCCCAAGGTGCTGTCTTACATCGATGGCGACAGCACCACCTGGGAAGCCGAGCCGCTGATGCAACTGGCCAGGAACCAGCAATTGCGTGCATTCGAGCACGGTGGGTTCTGGCAGCCGATGGACACCCTGCGCGACAAGAACCATCTGGAACAGCTCTGGCAAAGCGGGGAGGCCCCGTGGAAGCAGTGGGACTGA